The proteins below come from a single Parageobacillus thermoglucosidasius genomic window:
- a CDS encoding ABC transporter ATP-binding protein, with protein sequence MKDNIRLLQWLQPFFAPYRWVLLVVLCLALITTIADLSYPYLSKVFIDHVLIKQKYSLESVISVTLVIVVLSVILQNVNSYIYLYITLNITKKLRMYFFDRLERLPYEFFVRTKIGDLTNRLNSDLNIVHGTLTDGVFQFIMSVFNFLFITAMLVYLNWQLFLVTLIIFPILLWSMFYFRPKLMQKTKEIRILQGDIQSHIIDTFSHIRSIKLLQAEADRTERLGRKINVLNTTSLGYALLESIAAGIPRVATTAATALVLFIGGMKVLNGTLTVGSLLAFTTYLSRFFAPVQTIAGLYIRFQNMFVSLERIIEYLHLPSEDTHFPAYPKKIDETSTFQFINVCKQMGNRKYLFSDVNVTICSGCSYALVGASGIGKSMFVDLLVRLAKPSRGTILFQGTDLENLPIYELRQKVIVIPQEAEMIHDTVKENLLLGFSEEKRKQITENELFHVCRQVGLHDEIQSLPHQYETVIGEKGKLFSGGQKQRLAIARGLLRNPEVLVLDEATSGLDFLAEKEIFTRIDEWRKARPNRTLIVISHRIASLDWLERYLVIEHGKIVETTSYEEMINKIEKAERAGEKGEERSGSIYQPSL encoded by the coding sequence ATGAAAGACAATATCCGTCTTCTTCAATGGTTGCAGCCTTTTTTTGCGCCCTATCGCTGGGTCTTGCTTGTGGTTCTCTGTTTAGCTTTGATTACGACGATAGCAGATTTGTCTTATCCATACTTATCGAAGGTGTTTATCGATCATGTATTAATAAAGCAAAAGTATTCTTTAGAATCGGTCATTTCGGTAACACTTGTAATCGTTGTGCTTAGCGTGATTTTGCAAAATGTGAACAGCTATATTTATCTGTATATTACGTTAAACATCACGAAAAAATTGCGGATGTATTTTTTCGATAGACTAGAACGCTTGCCGTATGAATTTTTTGTACGAACAAAGATCGGGGACTTAACCAACCGATTAAACAGCGATTTGAATATCGTACACGGAACGTTGACAGATGGCGTTTTCCAATTCATTATGTCTGTTTTTAACTTCTTGTTTATCACTGCCATGTTAGTTTATTTAAATTGGCAGCTCTTTTTGGTAACGCTGATTATATTTCCGATATTACTATGGTCTATGTTTTATTTCCGGCCTAAGCTTATGCAAAAAACGAAAGAAATTCGCATTCTTCAAGGTGATATTCAATCACATATCATTGACACATTCAGTCATATACGTTCTATCAAACTATTGCAGGCTGAGGCGGACCGGACAGAGCGTTTAGGAAGAAAAATCAATGTATTAAATACTACTTCCCTTGGGTATGCTCTCTTAGAAAGTATTGCCGCGGGTATTCCGAGAGTGGCAACAACGGCGGCGACAGCTCTTGTTCTATTCATTGGTGGAATGAAGGTGCTAAACGGAACGTTAACCGTTGGCAGCTTGCTTGCCTTTACCACGTATTTGAGCCGCTTTTTTGCGCCGGTTCAAACAATCGCTGGGTTATACATTCGTTTTCAAAATATGTTTGTTTCATTAGAAAGGATTATAGAATATTTGCATCTGCCAAGCGAGGATACTCATTTTCCGGCGTATCCGAAGAAGATAGATGAAACGTCAACATTCCAGTTTATCAACGTATGTAAACAAATGGGGAATCGAAAATATTTGTTTAGCGATGTAAACGTTACGATTTGTTCCGGCTGCTCGTATGCGTTAGTAGGGGCAAGTGGAATTGGGAAAAGCATGTTTGTCGATTTACTTGTCCGTTTGGCGAAACCATCGCGTGGAACAATTTTATTCCAAGGCACCGATCTAGAAAATTTACCGATTTATGAACTTCGCCAAAAAGTGATTGTAATTCCTCAAGAAGCGGAGATGATTCACGATACGGTGAAAGAGAACTTATTGCTTGGCTTTTCTGAGGAAAAGCGAAAACAAATAACAGAAAACGAGCTTTTCCATGTTTGCAGGCAAGTAGGCCTACATGATGAAATTCAGAGTCTTCCTCATCAGTATGAAACGGTCATTGGCGAAAAAGGCAAATTATTTTCTGGGGGGCAAAAACAGCGCCTCGCCATTGCCCGTGGGTTGCTGCGAAATCCCGAAGTTCTTGTTTTGGATGAGGCGACAAGCGGACTGGATTTTCTAGCAGAAAAAGAAATTTTCACCAGAATCGATGAATGGCGCAAAGCTCGCCCTAACCGTACTTTAATCGTTATTTCGCACCGAATTGCATCACTTGATTGGTTAGAGCGCTACCTAGTGATAGAACATGGAAAAATTGTCGAGACAACTAGCTATGAGGAGATGATAAATAAAATCGAGAAGGCTGAACGGGCAGGGGAGAAAGGAGAGGAGCGAAGTGGAAGCATCTATCAGCCAAGCTTGTAA
- a CDS encoding peptidase U32 family protein, with product MKVLAPISKAEEVEMLVKSGAEEFYVGYIPFKWLKHFTAGVWMNRRAPQASIPSIEEYAELIEKSHSYGVPVFMTLNAPYYTNTQLPLLLEIAKEVYDCGTDAFIVSEIGLMISIKEAIPDAVIHVSSLAAPINSQSVKLYRELGASRIVFPRSLSLAEMNEVMEAGGRDLEYELFILNDGCIYEESFCFTTHNQVGAFCASQNWDFQFMSAREEKELSVKEREKLQNHLKDYHEFVWFTHSCGCSISNSGISLGPCGLCSLKKIAELGIDSLKIVGREANSLRKLASVQLVSAVVKAVREGIDEVGLQKKAKQLRKTPEFCDSGYMCYYR from the coding sequence TTGAAAGTATTGGCGCCGATCAGCAAGGCAGAAGAGGTGGAGATGCTTGTAAAAAGCGGAGCGGAGGAATTTTATGTAGGATATATCCCGTTTAAATGGCTAAAGCATTTCACCGCGGGAGTATGGATGAACCGCCGCGCCCCCCAGGCAAGTATTCCTTCGATTGAAGAGTACGCAGAGTTAATTGAGAAATCGCATTCATACGGTGTTCCGGTTTTTATGACATTGAATGCGCCGTATTATACAAATACTCAGCTTCCGCTTTTGTTGGAGATAGCTAAGGAAGTTTACGACTGCGGAACCGATGCATTCATTGTTAGCGAAATTGGATTAATGATATCGATTAAAGAGGCAATCCCTGATGCGGTAATTCATGTAAGCAGCTTAGCAGCACCGATAAATAGCCAAAGCGTAAAGCTGTATCGAGAGTTAGGGGCTTCACGAATCGTATTTCCACGGAGTTTATCTTTAGCAGAAATGAATGAAGTGATGGAAGCAGGAGGACGTGATTTAGAGTACGAGTTATTTATTTTAAATGACGGATGCATTTATGAGGAAAGCTTTTGTTTTACCACCCATAACCAAGTTGGTGCGTTTTGCGCATCGCAAAACTGGGATTTTCAATTTATGTCAGCGAGAGAGGAAAAAGAATTATCGGTGAAGGAAAGAGAGAAGCTGCAAAATCACTTAAAAGATTATCATGAATTTGTTTGGTTTACACATAGCTGCGGATGCTCGATATCAAACAGTGGGATTTCTCTAGGTCCTTGCGGGCTATGTTCCTTAAAGAAGATTGCCGAATTAGGCATCGATTCATTGAAAATTGTTGGACGCGAGGCAAATTCCTTAAGAAAGCTAGCCAGTGTTCAGCTTGTTTCTGCCGTTGTCAAAGCGGTAAGGGAAGGAATAGATGAAGTAGGGTTGCAAAAAAAGGCAAAACAGCTAAGAAAAACTCCAGAATTTTGTGATTCAGGATATATGTGTTACTACCGATGA
- the paaK gene encoding phenylacetate--CoA ligase PaaK: MILHRIETASRAEMETLQLERLQQTVKRVYEHVPFYRQKLDEHGVKPEHIRTLNDVKKLPFTTKKDLREHYPFGLLAVSIQDCVRIHASSGTSGKPTVVAYTKNDINHWADVVARAIAIAGGKPGNIVHNAYGYGLFTGGLGLHYGSERLGAVTVPVSGGNTDRQIMIIEDFKPDVICGTPSYVLNIAERMKELGKDPRKTSLKYGIFGAEPWSEEMRRTLEREFGIKACDIYGLSEVIGPGVAMECHEAQNGLHVAEDHFFVEVIHPDTLEPVGEGEEGELVFTSLTKEAFPVIRYRTGDIASITKEPCACGRTTTRMSRIKGRVDDMLIIRGVNVFPSEIEHYLLTVPELAPHYQVHILRKGMLDVVELQVEISERFYQEIRSNLHDERVRDLVKRIQHLLKNHCLVSINVNIHPPKSIPRSEGKAIRIVDYRKEKALL; this comes from the coding sequence ATGATTTTGCATCGCATTGAAACGGCTTCCAGAGCAGAAATGGAAACATTGCAGCTCGAGAGGCTGCAACAAACGGTCAAGAGGGTATACGAGCATGTGCCGTTTTATCGTCAAAAGCTGGATGAACATGGAGTAAAGCCAGAGCATATTCGTACGCTGAATGATGTGAAAAAGCTGCCGTTTACAACGAAGAAAGACTTGCGGGAACATTATCCGTTTGGGCTGCTTGCCGTTAGCATCCAAGATTGTGTCCGCATTCACGCTTCTAGCGGAACGAGCGGAAAGCCGACGGTGGTAGCGTATACGAAAAACGACATTAACCATTGGGCAGATGTGGTGGCGCGCGCGATTGCCATTGCTGGCGGAAAGCCGGGGAATATTGTGCACAACGCTTATGGATACGGACTGTTTACTGGCGGGCTTGGACTTCATTACGGAAGCGAGCGGTTAGGTGCGGTGACTGTTCCAGTATCAGGCGGGAATACGGATCGGCAAATCATGATTATTGAAGATTTTAAGCCAGATGTTATTTGTGGCACCCCTTCCTACGTATTGAACATCGCTGAACGGATGAAAGAGCTTGGCAAAGATCCGCGGAAAACATCGTTAAAATATGGGATTTTCGGAGCGGAACCATGGTCGGAGGAAATGCGGAGAACATTAGAACGGGAATTCGGAATTAAAGCGTGTGATATTTATGGATTGAGTGAAGTCATCGGCCCTGGGGTTGCAATGGAATGCCATGAGGCGCAGAACGGATTGCATGTTGCCGAGGATCATTTCTTTGTTGAAGTCATTCATCCGGATACACTCGAGCCAGTGGGAGAAGGCGAGGAAGGAGAGCTTGTCTTTACCAGCTTGACAAAAGAAGCGTTTCCAGTCATTCGCTATCGCACAGGCGATATCGCTTCCATTACGAAGGAACCGTGTGCATGTGGACGAACAACCACAAGGATGTCGAGAATTAAAGGGCGTGTTGATGATATGCTCATTATACGCGGTGTTAACGTTTTTCCATCTGAAATAGAACATTATTTATTGACGGTCCCAGAGCTTGCGCCACATTATCAAGTCCACATTTTGCGAAAAGGAATGCTCGATGTCGTGGAATTGCAAGTCGAGATAAGCGAGCGCTTCTATCAAGAAATCCGAAGCAATCTTCACGATGAACGCGTTCGCGATTTAGTGAAGCGAATACAGCATTTGTTGAAAAACCACTGTCTTGTGTCTATCAATGTTAATATTCATCCGCCAAAATCCATTCCGCGTTCAGAGGGGAAAGCGATTCGTATAGTAGATTACCGCAAGGAGAAAGCATTATTGTAA
- a CDS encoding S8 family serine peptidase, which translates to MGHGTAVTAVLKYLLSDVRVFAVKIFDEKLATYPSVLAEAIYWCINEKMNIVNLSLGIARDDKKVREACQAAYEAGIVMVSAYDEGNQLYWPAKYETVLGVCAGEVPRHEWRFVTKKFFRACGYPRELPSNLQLYNIHGHSFAAAHFSATVARLLQEHYDWQSGDVFMYFENLYRNRVLYYMDASSR; encoded by the coding sequence TTGGGACATGGAACTGCCGTTACAGCGGTACTCAAATATCTACTCTCGGACGTCCGTGTTTTTGCCGTGAAAATTTTCGATGAAAAATTGGCGACCTATCCTTCCGTTTTAGCAGAAGCCATCTATTGGTGCATTAATGAAAAGATGAATATTGTTAATTTGAGTCTTGGAATTGCGAGGGATGACAAGAAAGTGAGGGAAGCTTGCCAAGCAGCGTATGAGGCAGGAATTGTGATGGTATCGGCTTATGATGAAGGGAATCAGCTTTACTGGCCTGCGAAGTATGAAACGGTTTTAGGGGTATGTGCTGGGGAAGTTCCTCGCCATGAATGGCGGTTTGTAACGAAAAAGTTTTTCCGTGCTTGTGGCTATCCCCGTGAACTACCTAGTAACCTGCAATTATATAACATTCACGGGCACAGTTTTGCCGCTGCGCATTTTTCTGCCACAGTGGCCCGCCTTTTACAGGAGCATTACGACTGGCAAAGCGGGGATGTATTTATGTATTTTGAAAATTTATATAGAAACAGGGTTTTATATTACATGGATGCATCTTCAAGATAA
- a CDS encoding hotdog fold thioesterase, which produces MGDFMKKMKEDPFANYLGITIEDVEEGYAKVSMEIKGNLLNFHGSANGGAIFSLADVAFACASNSHHQAAVGIAMTIYYMQASGMGDRLVAIAREETKPHRLGVYRIEVLNDKGELIALAEGMAYRKRDKLVP; this is translated from the coding sequence ATGGGGGATTTTATGAAAAAAATGAAGGAAGATCCTTTTGCGAATTATTTAGGCATCACTATCGAAGATGTCGAGGAAGGATATGCCAAAGTATCAATGGAAATAAAGGGAAATCTGCTGAACTTTCACGGCAGTGCCAATGGAGGAGCGATTTTTTCTTTGGCTGATGTTGCTTTTGCTTGTGCTAGCAATTCACATCATCAAGCGGCAGTTGGTATCGCGATGACCATATATTATATGCAAGCCAGCGGAATGGGAGATAGATTGGTAGCAATTGCGCGCGAAGAAACGAAACCACACCGTCTCGGGGTATATCGAATCGAAGTGTTGAATGACAAAGGAGAATTAATTGCTTTGGCCGAAGGAATGGCATATCGGAAGAGAGACAAACTTGTTCCGTAA
- the paaB gene encoding 1,2-phenylacetyl-CoA epoxidase subunit PaaB, with protein MSDSGKGFYQVFEVFSRKNDTAPLQHQFSLLAPNHEIALVMAQENFMRRETVSDIWVVKRSDIRMMTEEEKESLKRLDNKDYRTTKGYGYLKKKWRQYEQQMLDEKEILSWKGEIQR; from the coding sequence ATGAGTGACAGCGGAAAAGGCTTTTATCAAGTGTTTGAGGTATTTAGCAGGAAAAATGATACAGCACCGCTTCAGCATCAATTTAGCCTGCTTGCCCCAAACCATGAAATCGCTTTAGTGATGGCGCAAGAAAATTTTATGCGGCGCGAAACGGTTTCTGACATCTGGGTCGTGAAACGATCAGATATCCGCATGATGACGGAAGAAGAAAAAGAATCGTTAAAGCGGCTCGATAACAAAGATTATCGCACTACAAAAGGGTATGGATATTTGAAAAAGAAATGGCGTCAATACGAACAGCAAATGCTTGATGAAAAAGAGATTCTTTCATGGAAGGGCGAGATCCAGCGATGA
- the paaC gene encoding 1,2-phenylacetyl-CoA epoxidase subunit PaaC — protein sequence MEGRDPAMKITKPEELQQHPEYKEALVELLFQLADDDFILSYRGSEWLGLAPHIEEDIAFSSINQDTMGHAAMYYQLLEDIGIGKADVLAHQRPSSERRNAILLEEVNGPGHYLREPRYDWAFAVVRHYFYTQAKKVRVDSLKHSSYEPLAQVAVKINMELYYHLMHWRTWFIQLTNAQGEARERMKKAVVKVFEDFGGVLTLGMKGDRMVEFGLIENEEILKHRWIQAMQPVFAEVNLDLPSEFGMKRGNGRNGEHTADLDEAIMTLSEVYRLDPLATW from the coding sequence ATGGAAGGGCGAGATCCAGCGATGAAAATCACGAAACCTGAGGAATTACAGCAGCATCCCGAATATAAAGAAGCGCTCGTGGAGCTATTGTTTCAACTAGCGGATGACGATTTTATTCTCTCTTATCGCGGTTCGGAATGGCTTGGGCTTGCGCCGCACATTGAAGAGGATATCGCGTTTTCTTCCATTAATCAAGATACGATGGGGCATGCGGCAATGTATTATCAGTTGCTAGAAGACATTGGTATCGGAAAGGCAGATGTTTTGGCACATCAGCGCCCATCATCCGAACGCCGAAACGCAATTTTACTCGAGGAAGTCAACGGCCCTGGCCATTATTTGCGCGAACCTCGATATGATTGGGCATTTGCCGTTGTTCGCCACTATTTTTACACACAGGCGAAAAAAGTGCGCGTTGATTCGTTGAAACATAGTTCGTATGAACCGCTCGCTCAAGTTGCTGTCAAAATCAACATGGAGCTTTATTACCATCTCATGCATTGGAGAACATGGTTCATTCAGCTTACGAATGCTCAAGGTGAAGCTCGTGAACGTATGAAAAAGGCGGTTGTGAAAGTATTTGAAGATTTTGGCGGCGTGCTGACGCTTGGAATGAAAGGAGATAGAATGGTAGAATTTGGACTTATTGAAAACGAAGAGATATTAAAACATCGTTGGATTCAAGCGATGCAGCCGGTTTTTGCAGAAGTAAACCTCGATTTGCCAAGCGAGTTCGGTATGAAACGTGGCAACGGACGAAACGGAGAACATACGGCAGATTTAGACGAAGCGATTATGACATTGTCAGAAGTATATCGCCTCGACCCTCTAGCGACATGGTAA
- the paaA gene encoding 1,2-phenylacetyl-CoA epoxidase subunit PaaA, whose amino-acid sequence MPVVTSLRRISEEEKYERFMKRIEAGEKIEADDWMPEDYRMTLIKLIAMHGISEIMGALPEKEWVPKAPSLRRKLGIMAKVQDEMGHGQLLLRVAEDLMAPLGKTREEIMQDLFKGDLKFHNVFHMPAPTWADAGLIGWLVDGAAIITQTNMLDASYGPYARALKRICAEEVFHAQHGESIILALAEGTKEQKEMLQDALNRWWEALLMFFGPDSAATTGTSKQDITIKYRIRTKTNEQLRQDFFTKYVPRILSIGLKLPDETMHFDEAKGKWVYKQPDWNKFKEIIRNNGPKSKERLRLRELSYHNNAWVREALSGQSAAV is encoded by the coding sequence ATGCCCGTAGTAACATCGTTAAGACGGATATCTGAAGAGGAAAAATACGAGCGGTTTATGAAGAGAATTGAAGCGGGGGAGAAAATTGAGGCAGATGATTGGATGCCAGAAGATTATCGAATGACGTTGATTAAACTTATTGCGATGCATGGCATTAGTGAAATTATGGGAGCGCTTCCAGAGAAAGAATGGGTTCCGAAAGCTCCTTCGCTAAGAAGAAAGCTTGGCATTATGGCGAAAGTGCAGGATGAAATGGGACATGGTCAACTTCTTCTCCGCGTTGCGGAAGATTTAATGGCGCCGCTTGGAAAAACGCGCGAGGAGATTATGCAAGATTTGTTCAAAGGAGATTTAAAGTTTCATAACGTGTTTCATATGCCTGCGCCGACTTGGGCGGATGCGGGATTGATCGGCTGGCTTGTTGACGGAGCTGCGATTATTACGCAGACAAACATGCTAGATGCTTCTTACGGGCCGTATGCGCGGGCGTTAAAGCGGATTTGTGCGGAAGAAGTGTTCCACGCCCAGCACGGCGAATCGATTATTTTAGCGCTTGCAGAAGGAACGAAAGAGCAAAAAGAGATGTTGCAAGATGCGTTGAATCGTTGGTGGGAAGCGTTGTTAATGTTCTTTGGTCCTGATAGTGCAGCAACAACTGGGACATCGAAACAAGATATTACGATTAAATACCGCATACGGACGAAAACAAATGAGCAATTGCGTCAAGATTTCTTTACGAAATATGTGCCGCGCATTTTGTCGATAGGATTAAAGCTCCCAGATGAAACGATGCATTTTGATGAAGCGAAAGGAAAATGGGTTTACAAGCAGCCAGATTGGAACAAATTTAAAGAAATTATTCGCAACAACGGGCCAAAATCAAAAGAGCGGCTTCGTCTTCGCGAGCTATCGTACCACAATAACGCTTGGGTTCGTGAAGCGTTAAGCGGTCAATCAGCAGCAGTGTGA
- a CDS encoding iron-containing alcohol dehydrogenase — MNAFKNGICNDRTRNIEGGGCMQFQFGIPSQAIFGEGSIQKLPEVLTQFDAKKILLVYDSGVKAAGIIDHVHNLLSNVEADVVAFDKVLPNPPDTIVEEGAELAKKEQVDMIIAVGGGSTIDCAKAINILLTNPGPIHQYDGLNLVKNPTKPLIAVPTTAGTGSEVTAFTVITDTTGLKKMVIGGQHCGATIALLDPELTIGLPPSVTAATGMDALTHAIEAYVSKAASIPSDINALKAVELIFNNLEEAYQNGTNKTARTNMLLGSMLAGYAFNSAVLGLVHAIAHPLSVHCGLAHGVANACCLPYVMEFNAECENVAEKYKNIAIAMGLDVQGLSIKESAQCAIDAVKELSESIDIPALRELGVRKEQFDRLAEDTLKEIAILFNPREATKEDVLRILETAY; from the coding sequence GTGAATGCATTTAAAAATGGTATTTGCAATGACAGGACAAGAAATATTGAAGGAGGGGGTTGCATGCAATTTCAATTTGGCATCCCAAGCCAAGCAATATTTGGGGAGGGAAGTATTCAAAAACTTCCAGAAGTTTTAACGCAATTTGACGCGAAAAAGATCCTATTAGTGTATGATAGCGGTGTGAAAGCAGCAGGTATTATAGATCATGTTCATAATCTATTAAGTAATGTGGAAGCGGACGTCGTTGCTTTTGATAAAGTACTTCCAAATCCACCAGATACAATCGTGGAAGAAGGAGCAGAATTGGCAAAAAAGGAGCAGGTGGATATGATCATAGCGGTTGGCGGCGGGAGCACCATTGATTGTGCGAAAGCTATCAATATTTTGCTAACAAACCCAGGACCTATTCATCAATATGATGGATTAAATCTTGTTAAAAATCCAACAAAACCTCTCATTGCTGTTCCAACAACAGCAGGCACGGGCAGTGAAGTGACGGCATTTACGGTGATTACCGATACGACAGGCCTAAAAAAGATGGTTATTGGCGGGCAACATTGTGGGGCAACGATCGCTTTGCTAGATCCTGAACTAACTATTGGGCTTCCGCCATCGGTTACAGCTGCCACGGGGATGGATGCTTTGACTCACGCTATTGAAGCGTATGTTTCGAAAGCTGCCTCCATTCCAAGTGATATTAATGCGCTAAAAGCAGTTGAACTCATTTTCAATAACCTTGAAGAAGCTTATCAAAATGGAACAAATAAAACGGCTCGAACAAATATGCTTCTCGGAAGCATGCTGGCTGGATATGCTTTTAATTCTGCGGTGCTTGGATTAGTTCATGCAATCGCCCACCCGCTTAGCGTTCATTGCGGGCTAGCTCACGGTGTGGCGAACGCTTGTTGTTTGCCTTATGTAATGGAATTTAATGCGGAATGCGAAAATGTGGCGGAAAAATACAAAAACATTGCCATTGCTATGGGGCTTGATGTACAAGGTTTATCCATTAAAGAATCTGCCCAATGTGCCATTGATGCGGTTAAAGAATTATCGGAAAGCATCGATATCCCCGCTTTACGGGAGTTAGGTGTTAGAAAAGAACAATTTGACAGGCTCGCAGAAGATACTTTAAAAGAGATTGCGATTTTATTTAATCCGAGAGAGGCAACAAAGGAAGATGTTTTGCGCATTCTTGAAACCGCTTACTGA
- a CDS encoding aldehyde dehydrogenase family protein — MKKYQLFIDGKWVDSVSGKTFTSINPATKEVNGIIAEGDAADIDLAVKAARKAFESGPWASMSPSERGRLLYRAAQKLWENVDYLAEVESNDNGLTINETKLIAIPAAIDVLEFYAGIANKIQGDTLASPANRFNYTLREPVGVVGAIVPWNFPIMLTMWKLAPALAAGNTIVIKPAEQTPISVLELARLLQEAGIPDGVINVVNGYGPTAGAALASHPDVDKIAFTGSTATGRLIMQAASKHLKPISLELGGKSPNIVFDDADMDAAISGSLFGIYFAQGQVCAAGSRLFVQETIYDRFVEEFARKAESIRVGHPLDPATQMGPQVSEEQLNIIERYVEIGKQEGATLVTGGKRKEECGNGFYYTPTVFADVDNNMTIAKEEIFGPVVSIIRFKDEEDVLKKANESIYGLASGVWTTNLARAHRMARGLKAGTVYVNTFSMLDSAAPFGGMKQSGFGRELGIEAMNMYTQTKHVWVDLSQEKFNWYGL, encoded by the coding sequence ATGAAAAAGTATCAGCTGTTTATTGATGGAAAATGGGTAGATTCTGTTTCAGGAAAAACGTTTACATCGATTAATCCAGCAACGAAAGAAGTCAACGGAATCATCGCGGAAGGGGATGCGGCCGATATTGATTTAGCGGTAAAAGCGGCCCGCAAAGCATTTGAATCGGGGCCATGGGCTTCGATGTCTCCAAGTGAGCGTGGCCGATTATTGTATCGAGCTGCCCAAAAACTATGGGAGAATGTTGATTATCTAGCAGAAGTTGAATCAAATGATAACGGGCTCACGATTAATGAAACAAAGCTGATCGCCATTCCAGCTGCCATTGATGTACTTGAATTTTACGCGGGGATAGCAAACAAAATTCAAGGGGATACGCTTGCATCTCCAGCAAATCGTTTTAATTATACGCTTCGTGAGCCAGTTGGTGTAGTCGGTGCCATTGTTCCGTGGAATTTTCCAATCATGCTGACAATGTGGAAATTGGCGCCGGCACTGGCAGCGGGAAATACGATTGTGATCAAGCCGGCGGAACAAACACCAATCAGTGTGCTCGAATTAGCAAGATTGTTGCAAGAAGCCGGTATTCCAGACGGGGTCATTAATGTGGTGAACGGTTACGGTCCTACAGCAGGGGCTGCACTTGCTTCTCATCCAGATGTGGACAAAATAGCATTTACCGGTTCAACAGCAACAGGAAGGCTGATCATGCAGGCGGCAAGTAAACATTTAAAGCCGATTTCCCTAGAATTAGGAGGGAAATCTCCGAATATTGTATTTGATGATGCTGATATGGATGCGGCAATTAGCGGCTCATTATTTGGCATTTACTTTGCGCAAGGGCAAGTTTGCGCGGCAGGTTCAAGGCTGTTTGTTCAAGAAACTATTTACGACCGTTTCGTAGAGGAGTTTGCCCGCAAAGCGGAGTCCATTCGCGTTGGCCATCCGCTTGACCCGGCGACACAAATGGGCCCGCAAGTATCCGAAGAACAGTTAAATATCATTGAGAGGTATGTTGAAATTGGCAAGCAAGAAGGGGCCACGCTTGTAACAGGGGGAAAGCGAAAGGAAGAGTGCGGAAATGGGTTTTATTATACTCCGACCGTATTTGCAGATGTTGACAACAATATGACGATAGCAAAGGAAGAAATTTTTGGGCCTGTCGTATCCATTATTCGGTTTAAAGACGAAGAAGATGTATTAAAAAAGGCAAACGAAAGTATTTACGGATTAGCATCAGGTGTATGGACAACCAATTTGGCCCGCGCCCATCGAATGGCACGCGGATTGAAAGCGGGAACAGTGTATGTTAACACGTTCAGTATGTTAGACAGCGCTGCCCCGTTTGGCGGAATGAAACAAAGCGGATTTGGACGTGAGCTTGGTATAGAAGCAATGAACATGTATACACAAACGAAACATGTATGGGTGGATTTAAGTCAAGAGAAATTCAATTGGTACGGCTTATAA